From the genome of Pseudomonas yamanorum, one region includes:
- a CDS encoding beta-ketoacyl-ACP synthase — protein sequence MKRVVVTGMAGVTSLGSDWATIAANFRANRSGIRRMDEWERFTELNTRLAGPIDDFVVPAHWTRKQLRSMGRVSRLAVWAAEQALKDAGLLGDESIKDGRMGVACGSSTGSTDEIKAFGNMLLNSVAEGLNANSYVRMMPHTTAANISIFFGLTGRLIPTSSACTSGSQGIGYAYEAIKFGRLPLMLAGGAEELCPTEAMVFDALYATSLKNDAPQTSPRPYDSGRDGLVIGEGGGILVLEELEHALARGAHIHAEIVGFGSNADGQHTTRPEQATMRRAMELALEDAGLSPDAIGYVNGHGTATDQGDIAETLATNSLFGSRMPISSQKSFLGHTLGACGALESWFSIEMMNSDRYVHTFNLDEVDPRCGELDYLQGEFRELHNDYVMNNNFAFGGVNTSLIFRRWV from the coding sequence ATGAAACGCGTGGTGGTCACCGGCATGGCCGGCGTTACGTCCCTGGGCAGCGATTGGGCAACCATCGCCGCCAACTTCCGCGCCAACCGCAGCGGCATTCGGCGCATGGACGAGTGGGAGCGCTTCACCGAGCTGAACACACGGCTGGCCGGGCCGATCGATGATTTCGTGGTGCCCGCCCACTGGACCCGCAAGCAACTGCGCAGCATGGGCCGGGTTTCGCGCCTGGCGGTATGGGCAGCGGAACAGGCGCTGAAAGACGCCGGTTTGCTGGGCGACGAGTCGATCAAGGACGGGCGCATGGGCGTGGCCTGTGGCTCGTCCACCGGCAGCACCGACGAGATCAAGGCCTTCGGCAATATGCTGCTGAACTCGGTGGCCGAGGGGCTGAACGCCAACTCCTACGTGCGGATGATGCCCCACACCACGGCAGCGAACATCAGCATCTTCTTTGGCCTCACCGGCCGGCTGATCCCCACATCCAGCGCCTGCACCAGCGGCAGCCAGGGCATCGGCTACGCCTATGAGGCCATCAAGTTCGGCCGCCTGCCGCTGATGTTGGCGGGTGGCGCGGAAGAGCTGTGCCCTACCGAAGCCATGGTGTTCGATGCGCTGTACGCCACCAGCCTGAAAAACGATGCACCGCAAACCAGCCCGCGCCCCTACGACAGTGGCCGCGACGGCCTGGTGATCGGCGAAGGCGGCGGCATCCTGGTGCTCGAAGAGCTGGAACATGCACTGGCCCGCGGCGCGCACATCCACGCGGAGATCGTCGGTTTCGGCAGCAACGCCGACGGCCAGCACACCACTCGCCCGGAGCAGGCCACCATGCGCCGCGCCATGGAGTTGGCCCTGGAAGATGCCGGGCTTTCGCCCGACGCCATCGGCTATGTGAACGGCCATGGCACCGCCACCGACCAGGGCGACATCGCCGAAACCCTGGCCACCAACAGCCTGTTCGGTAGCCGCATGCCCATCAGTTCGCAGAAGAGTTTCCTTGGGCATACCCTGGGCGCATGCGGCGCGTTGGAGTCGTGGTTCAGCATCGAAATGATGAACAGCGACCGATACGTGCACACCTTCAACCTCGACGAGGTCGACCCGCGCTGCGGTGAGCTGGATTACCTGCAAGGTGAGTTCCGCGAACTGCACAACGACTACGTGATGAACAACAATTTTGCCTTTGGCGGCGTCAACACTTCGCTGATTTTCCGCCGCTGGGTGTAA